The following are encoded together in the Humulus lupulus chromosome 5, drHumLupu1.1, whole genome shotgun sequence genome:
- the LOC133834686 gene encoding ferric reduction oxidase 4-like isoform X2 — MGKFTVLNMIFLVMFIGWLMVWILLPTKSSELKWTPKLQSQLSSKYFREQGTNILLFTFPIMFIAALSCVYLHLHKKSPNSNIGLGRRLASWRSPVCVKAPLGIVSSVELSFAVMFVVLLIWSLTNYLYFSFNGHLHMHAGEKIWHAKLRSVPLRLAYIGNVCWAFLFFPVTRGSSLLPLVGLTSESSIKYHIWLGHLSMVLFSAHTVGVLISWITANQMFKALEWSQTYVSNVAGEIAMVVALVMWVASISRVRRKMFEVFFYTHQLYTVYIIFYLLHVGVAYFCMILPGIFLFLIDRYLRFLQSRDRVRLLASRLLPGGTFEMTFAKTSGLQYNPTSILFINVPSISKLQWHPFTISSNSNMETDKLSIMIRTEGSWSQKLYKQLSSSVKHLDVSVEGPYGPSSFSFLRHEALIMVSGGSGITPFISIIREIMFQSTIPNSHVPRVVLVCAFKTSADLAMLDLLLPISGSHAEQISQIELQIEAYVTQENEQPTLEAQKTIQTAFFKPNPVDLPISATLGPNSWLWLGAIISSSFVLFLLVLGLVTRYYIYPVDNSGGFYHYSYRCLWDMFSVCACICLASSVAFVLSKSCNGGLMGTKQIQNVEMATPTSSPAAWCYAGGDYREVESLPIQSLAQAMKVHFGARPDLKKILFESKASDVGVLVCGPRKMRHEVAKICASGLADNLHFESISFNW, encoded by the exons ATGGGAAAATTCACTGTCTTAAATATGATATTCCTTGTGATGTTTATTGGGTGGTTAATGGTTTGGATTTTGTTACCTACAAAATCTTCCGAACTCAAGTGGACACCCAAACTGCAAAGCCAACTTAGCTCAAAATACTTCAGAGAACAAG GGACAAATATTCTGCTTTTCACATTCCCTATAATGTTCATAGCAGCTTTGAGCTGTGTTTATCTCCATCTCCACAAGAAATCACCAAACTCCAACAT CGGACTTGGTCGACGTTTGGCCTCATGGAGAAGTCCAGTGTGTGTTAAAGCACCTCTGGGGATTGTTAGCTCAGTGGAGCTATCTTTTGCAGTCATGTTTGTTGTTCTCCTAATATGGTCTCTGACCAATTATTTATATTTCAGCTTTAATGGCCACCTCCACATGCATGCAGGAGAAAAAAT ATGGCACGCAAAACTCCGGAGTGTACCATTGAGACTTGCTTATATTGGAAACGTGTGTTgggcttttcttttctttccggTGACAAGAGGCTCTTCACTTCTGCCTCTGGTTGGACTCACATCAGAGTCTAGTATTAAATATCACATCTGGCTTGGCCATCTCTCCATGGTTCTCTTTTCTGCCCATACCGTAGGAGTCCTCATTTCCTGGATCACGGCCAATCAAATGTTTAAG GCACTAGAATGGAGCCAAACCTATGTATCAAATGTAGCAGGAGAGATCGCAATGGTAGTGGCATTAGTGATGTGGGTGGCGAGCATTAGCAGAGTAAGACGAAAGATGTTTGAGGTGTTTTTCTACACACACCAACTCTACACAGTGTATATCATTTTCTATCTACTACACGTTGGCGTGGCTTACTTCTGCATGATACTGCCTGGTATCTTCCTCTTCCTCATCGATCGATACTTGAGATTCTTACAGTCCCGGGACAGAGTAAGATTACTCGCCTCTCGTCTTTTGCCTGGTGGTACCTTCGAAATGACTTTCGCCAAAACCTCAG GATTGCAGTATAATCCGACGAGTATTTTGTTCATAAACGTGCCATCCATTTCCAAGTTGCAATGGCACCCTTTTACAATATCTTCCAACAGTAATATGGAGACAGATAAGCTTAGTATTATGATCCGAACTGAAGGAAGTTGGTCTCAGAAGCTTTACAAACAACTTTCTTCTTCTGTGAAGCACTTGGATGTTTCCGTTGAAGGACCATATGGGCCATCCTCGTTTTCCTTCCTGAG GCATGAGGCTCTGATCATGGTGAGTGGTGGAAGTGGGATCACTCCTTTCATATCTATAATCCGAGAGATTATGTTCCAAAGCACAATACCCAACTCTCATGTTCCACGAGTTGTTCTAGTTTGTGCCTTCAAGACCTCAGCAGATCTTGCCATGTTAGACCTCTTGCTTCCCATCTCAGGCTCACACGCCGAACAGATTTCCCAAATAGAACTCCAAATAGAAGCCTATGTCACCCAAGAGAACGAGCAGCCCACCTTAGAAGCCCAAAAGACCATACAGACTGCATTCTTTAAGCCCAATCCAGTGGACTTGCCCATCTCTGCAACTCTAGGCCCAAACAGCTGGCTGTGGCTGGGTGCAATAATCTCCTCCTCTTTTGTTCTTTTCCTCCTCGTGTTGGGTCTCGTGACTCGTTACTATATTTACCCAGTGGATAATTCAGGAGGGTTTTACCACTACTCGTACAGATGTCTTTGGGACATGTTTTCGGTGTGTGCCTGCATTTGCTTAGCCTCCAGTGTGGCTTTTGTTTTGTCTAAGAGTTGTAACGGCGGGTTAATGGGCACCAAGCAGATTCAGAATGTGGAAATGGCAACACCAACTTCGTCTCCTGCAGCATGGTGTTACGCTGGTGGGGATTATAGAGAGGTGGAAAGCCTTCCCATTCAGTCATTGGCACAAGCTATGAAGGTCCATTTTGGTGCCAGGCCTGATCTCAAGA AAATTTTGTTCGAGTCCAAAGCATCTGATGTTGGAGTTCTTGTTTGTGGGCCAAGAAAGATGAGACATGAGGTTGCCAAAATTTGTGCCTCTGGTTTGGCTGATAATCTACACTTTGAGTCCATTAGTTTCAACTGGTGA
- the LOC133834686 gene encoding ferric reduction oxidase 4-like isoform X1, producing MGKFTVLNMIFLVMFIGWLMVWILLPTKSSELKWTPKLQSQLSSKYFREQGTNILLFTFPIMFIAALSCVYLHLHKKSPNSNIGQMSGLGRRLASWRSPVCVKAPLGIVSSVELSFAVMFVVLLIWSLTNYLYFSFNGHLHMHAGEKIWHAKLRSVPLRLAYIGNVCWAFLFFPVTRGSSLLPLVGLTSESSIKYHIWLGHLSMVLFSAHTVGVLISWITANQMFKALEWSQTYVSNVAGEIAMVVALVMWVASISRVRRKMFEVFFYTHQLYTVYIIFYLLHVGVAYFCMILPGIFLFLIDRYLRFLQSRDRVRLLASRLLPGGTFEMTFAKTSGLQYNPTSILFINVPSISKLQWHPFTISSNSNMETDKLSIMIRTEGSWSQKLYKQLSSSVKHLDVSVEGPYGPSSFSFLRHEALIMVSGGSGITPFISIIREIMFQSTIPNSHVPRVVLVCAFKTSADLAMLDLLLPISGSHAEQISQIELQIEAYVTQENEQPTLEAQKTIQTAFFKPNPVDLPISATLGPNSWLWLGAIISSSFVLFLLVLGLVTRYYIYPVDNSGGFYHYSYRCLWDMFSVCACICLASSVAFVLSKSCNGGLMGTKQIQNVEMATPTSSPAAWCYAGGDYREVESLPIQSLAQAMKVHFGARPDLKKILFESKASDVGVLVCGPRKMRHEVAKICASGLADNLHFESISFNW from the exons ATGGGAAAATTCACTGTCTTAAATATGATATTCCTTGTGATGTTTATTGGGTGGTTAATGGTTTGGATTTTGTTACCTACAAAATCTTCCGAACTCAAGTGGACACCCAAACTGCAAAGCCAACTTAGCTCAAAATACTTCAGAGAACAAG GGACAAATATTCTGCTTTTCACATTCCCTATAATGTTCATAGCAGCTTTGAGCTGTGTTTATCTCCATCTCCACAAGAAATCACCAAACTCCAACAT TGGTCAAATGAGCGGACTTGGTCGACGTTTGGCCTCATGGAGAAGTCCAGTGTGTGTTAAAGCACCTCTGGGGATTGTTAGCTCAGTGGAGCTATCTTTTGCAGTCATGTTTGTTGTTCTCCTAATATGGTCTCTGACCAATTATTTATATTTCAGCTTTAATGGCCACCTCCACATGCATGCAGGAGAAAAAAT ATGGCACGCAAAACTCCGGAGTGTACCATTGAGACTTGCTTATATTGGAAACGTGTGTTgggcttttcttttctttccggTGACAAGAGGCTCTTCACTTCTGCCTCTGGTTGGACTCACATCAGAGTCTAGTATTAAATATCACATCTGGCTTGGCCATCTCTCCATGGTTCTCTTTTCTGCCCATACCGTAGGAGTCCTCATTTCCTGGATCACGGCCAATCAAATGTTTAAG GCACTAGAATGGAGCCAAACCTATGTATCAAATGTAGCAGGAGAGATCGCAATGGTAGTGGCATTAGTGATGTGGGTGGCGAGCATTAGCAGAGTAAGACGAAAGATGTTTGAGGTGTTTTTCTACACACACCAACTCTACACAGTGTATATCATTTTCTATCTACTACACGTTGGCGTGGCTTACTTCTGCATGATACTGCCTGGTATCTTCCTCTTCCTCATCGATCGATACTTGAGATTCTTACAGTCCCGGGACAGAGTAAGATTACTCGCCTCTCGTCTTTTGCCTGGTGGTACCTTCGAAATGACTTTCGCCAAAACCTCAG GATTGCAGTATAATCCGACGAGTATTTTGTTCATAAACGTGCCATCCATTTCCAAGTTGCAATGGCACCCTTTTACAATATCTTCCAACAGTAATATGGAGACAGATAAGCTTAGTATTATGATCCGAACTGAAGGAAGTTGGTCTCAGAAGCTTTACAAACAACTTTCTTCTTCTGTGAAGCACTTGGATGTTTCCGTTGAAGGACCATATGGGCCATCCTCGTTTTCCTTCCTGAG GCATGAGGCTCTGATCATGGTGAGTGGTGGAAGTGGGATCACTCCTTTCATATCTATAATCCGAGAGATTATGTTCCAAAGCACAATACCCAACTCTCATGTTCCACGAGTTGTTCTAGTTTGTGCCTTCAAGACCTCAGCAGATCTTGCCATGTTAGACCTCTTGCTTCCCATCTCAGGCTCACACGCCGAACAGATTTCCCAAATAGAACTCCAAATAGAAGCCTATGTCACCCAAGAGAACGAGCAGCCCACCTTAGAAGCCCAAAAGACCATACAGACTGCATTCTTTAAGCCCAATCCAGTGGACTTGCCCATCTCTGCAACTCTAGGCCCAAACAGCTGGCTGTGGCTGGGTGCAATAATCTCCTCCTCTTTTGTTCTTTTCCTCCTCGTGTTGGGTCTCGTGACTCGTTACTATATTTACCCAGTGGATAATTCAGGAGGGTTTTACCACTACTCGTACAGATGTCTTTGGGACATGTTTTCGGTGTGTGCCTGCATTTGCTTAGCCTCCAGTGTGGCTTTTGTTTTGTCTAAGAGTTGTAACGGCGGGTTAATGGGCACCAAGCAGATTCAGAATGTGGAAATGGCAACACCAACTTCGTCTCCTGCAGCATGGTGTTACGCTGGTGGGGATTATAGAGAGGTGGAAAGCCTTCCCATTCAGTCATTGGCACAAGCTATGAAGGTCCATTTTGGTGCCAGGCCTGATCTCAAGA AAATTTTGTTCGAGTCCAAAGCATCTGATGTTGGAGTTCTTGTTTGTGGGCCAAGAAAGATGAGACATGAGGTTGCCAAAATTTGTGCCTCTGGTTTGGCTGATAATCTACACTTTGAGTCCATTAGTTTCAACTGGTGA